The proteins below come from a single Perca flavescens isolate YP-PL-M2 chromosome 8, PFLA_1.0, whole genome shotgun sequence genomic window:
- the skor1b gene encoding SKI family transcriptional corepressor 1 homolog-B codes for MDSIPAGRDSSSSPSSKQELSYPSAKNLKPNQVGETVLYGIPIVSLVIDGQERLCLAQISNTLLKTYSYNEIHNRRVALGITCVQCTPVQLEILRRAGAMPISSRRCGMITKREAERLCKSFLGAHAPPKLPENFAFDVSHECAWGSRGNFIPARYNSSRAKCIKCSYCNMYFSPNKFIFHSHRTPESKYTQPDAANFNSWRRHLKLSDKGSQTDVLHAWEDVKAMFNGGSRKRTLPGSGSDSGSNLKSHGHNRPRDSPEIPAKILSCEDNRGGMTSTRSYPVIPVPSKGFGMLQKIPPPLFPHPYGFPAFGLCQKKDDSMLGEQSKAGLPGVLWPGTKDSAYHSFPMFWPAAGALPMPPYPQTQHKPPPELLCPPRQTDMDISEHSDRSTNTSKDSMVENDRCSSTQSTRNEDDKSGDEARPLEGMTLASRKISYVSAFRPVIKDADCIAKLYSNRGAYNGCRTGYLSPDFLSESSSYRSMSPCVDSEGEPDVDVETNKTPEEEEDSRPLSSVCPRTPPGLAHSVSPNDSDSKSLQESSLVDSQKRSLHVSQSSDRELQNKQLSETHIAASFTEVYTPERGELQQRSSPYQFRPANYKTGVTTNDESGSKEEPSSTVEEIETKSFNEQSSEESQREPDEVLKDRALLCEDAPDRALPTQRSMIESLAKEELQKQLLEQVELRKKLEREFQNLKDNFQDQMKRELSYREEMVQQLHIVRGAHDALHHFSCKMLTPRHCSGSCSFKPPLLPP; via the exons ATGGACTCCATACCTGCGGGACGAGACTCCAGCTCTTCGCCAAGCTCCAAACAAGAACTTTCCTACCCGAGCGCCAAAAACCTGAAGCCCAACCAGGTCGGAGAGACGGTGCTGTACGGAATACCGATCGTGTCTTTGGTGATAGATGGCCAGGAGAGACTTTGCCTTGCACAGATATCTAACACGCTGTTGAAGACTTACAGCTATAACGAGATACACAATCGGCGTGTGGCGTTGGGGATCACCTGCGTCCAGTGCACTCCTGTCCAGCTGGAGATCCTGCGGAGAGCCGGTGCAATGCCAATCTCCTCCAGGCGCTGCGGGATGATCACTAAACGCGAGGCCGAGAGACTTTGCAAGTCATTCCTAGGAGCTCATGCTCCGCCTAAACTTCCAGAAAATTTTGCCTTTGATGTTTCCCACGAATGTGCCTGGGGGAGTCGAGGCAACTTCATCCCGGCCAGATACAACAGCTCCAGGGCTAAGTGCATCAAGTGCTCCTATTGCAACATGTATTTTTCTCCAAATAAATTCATATTTCATTCGCATCGCACGCCAGAGTCCAAGTACACGCAGCCAGATGCAGCTAATTTTAATTCTTGGAGGCGGCATCTTAAATTATCAGATAAAGGCAGCCAGACAGATGTACTACACGCATGGGAAGACGTGAAGGCCATGTTCAATGGGGGCAGTCGAAAGAGGACGCTGCCAGGCAGCGGGTCAGACTCCGGCTCTAACTTGAAATCACATGGACACAACCGTCCCCGAGACTCACCGGAGATACCTGCAAAAATCCTCAGCTGCGAGGACAACCGGGGTGGCATGACGAGCACACGAAGTTACCCGGTCATCCCCGTGCCCAGTAAAGGCTTTGGGATGTTGCAAAAGATCCCACCACCGCTCTTCCCTCATCCGTACGGGTTCCCAGCTTTCGGCCTGTGCCAGAAGAAAGACGACAGTATGCTGGGAGAGCAAAGCAAAGCAGGCCTCCCGGGTGTCCTGTGGCCTGGGACCAAGGACAGCGCCTATCACTCCTTCCCCATGTTCTGGCCCGCGGCGGGCGCGCTGCCCATGCCTCCGTACCCCCAGACTCAGCACAAACCCCCACCAGAGCTGCTGTGTCCTCCTAGGCAGACTGACATGGACATATCTGAGCACAGCGACCGGAGCACCAACACGTCAAAAGACAGCATGGTTGAAAACGACCGGTGCTCCAGCACTCAGTCTACGCGTAATGAAGATGACAAGTCAGGTGACGAGGCGAGGCCACTGGAGGGGATGACCCTCGCGTCCCGGAAAATCAGCTACGTCTCCGCGTTCAGACCCGTTATTAAAGACGCAGACTGCATCGCCAAGCTGTACAGCAACAGGGGCGCTTACAACGGGTGTCGCACCGGCTATTTATCGCCTGATTTTTTAAGTGAGAGCTCAAGCTACCGGTCCATGTCCCCCTGCGTGGACAGTGAGGGCGAGCCTGACGTGGATGTGGAGACAAATAAAAcgccagaggaggaggaggactccCGGCCTCTGTCCTCGGTGTGTCCTCGGACTCCTCCCGGCTTGGCTCACAGTGTTTCACCAAACGACTCAGACTCCAAGAGCCTGCAGGAGAGCAGTCTGGTTGATTCCCAGAAAAGGAGCCTACACGTGTCCCAGTCCTCTGACAGAGAACTGCAGAACAAGCAGTTATCAGAGACCCACATAGCTGCGTCTTTTACTGAA GTATACACACCGGAGAGGGGTGAGCTGCAACAAAGGAGCAGTCCGTATCAGTTCAGACCTGCGAATTACAAGACTGGAGTTACAACAAATG ATGAGAGTGGAAGTAAAGAAGAGCCGTCTTCCACAGTGGAGGAGATCGAAACGAAATCTTTTAATGAACAAAGCAGCGAGGAGAGCCAGCGAGAGCCGGATGAGG TTTTAAAAGATAGGGCTCTACTTT GCGAGGACGCACCAGACAGAGCTCTGCCAACTCAAAGATCCATGATAGAAAGTCTGGCAAAAG AGGAACTACAGAAGCAGCTGTTAGAGCAAGTTGAGCTGAGGAAAAAGCTGGAACGTGAGTTTCAAAACTTGAAAG ATAATTTTCAGGAtcaaatgaaaagggaactttcCTACAGAGAGGAGATGGTTCAGCAGCTTCACATCGTCAGAG GCGCTCATGACGCTTTACACCATTTCTCGTGTAAGATGTTGACTCCTCGCCACTGCAGCGGATCATGCTCCTTCAAACCTCCTCTGCTACCACCCTAA